CCGGCAAGCTCGTGGGGCATCTGCTCAACAAAAGCCGCAACAAGGATTGCGGCTGTAAATAAGGCGAGCCCGCCGCATCCTTGCCGCCGTCATGACCCGACACCATCGCACAGCCGCCAGACAACGTCCGTCCGCCGACCATGCCGCAGGCGGGGAGCGTTAGCCTTGGACCGCGTATCGGTGGTGGTCACCACCAAAAACGAAGCCGCCAACATCGGCGCCTGTCTGGCGTCCGTGGCCGCCCAGGACTACCCCCGGGAGTTCCTGGAGATCATCGTCGTCGATAACGCCAGCACCGACGACACCAAGGCCATCGCCGGCCGCCACGCCGACATCGTGCGCGACATGGGCCCGGAACGCTCGGCCCAGCGCAACCACGGCATGCTCGAGGTGGCGGGCGGGCGCTACGTCATGTTTCTCGACGCCGACATGATCCTCTCGCGCACCGTGGTGCGCCGCTGCGTGGAGAAAATGGCCGCCGGCCGCCATGTCGCGTTGCATATTCCGGAAATCGTGCTCGGCGCGGACTACTTTCCGTCCGTGCGCCGCTTCGAGCGCAGCTTCTACGACGGCACCGTTATCGACGGCGCCCGCTTCATCGCCAAGGACGCATTCGCCGCCGTGGGCGGCTTCGATACCTCCCTGACCGGCCCCGAGGACTGGGACCTGGACAAGAAGCTCAAACGCATCGGCACCATCGGCCTCCTGTCGCGCTACGATTTCGACGCGGTGGACGCCTATGTCGCCGGCCTGCCGCGCCAGGACTTTCTCGAAGACCTTATCCGCTTCGAGGAAAAAAGCGGCCAGGACACGCCCCTTCTTTTCCACAACGAAGCCGCTTTCGACCTCGTTCGCTACCTGAGGAAAAAGACGTACTACACGGGCAGCGCCGAGGCCTATATCGCCAAATGGACCGATCGGGACCCCGACGTCCGTCGCCAGTACGGCGCCGCCTATCGGTTTTTTGGCGTCTTTGTCGAACAAGGCCGCTACCGAAGGCTTCTTTCCCATCCGGGCAAAACCTTCGGCATGTATTTCCTGCGCTTTCTCGTGGGCGCGATGTTTCTGGCCAGAAGACCACGCCAGGCCGGAGCCGCGTAAGCCGTCCCCGGGACGCGCACCCAATCCGTCAAAAGGAGAACTCCTGTGGCAGTCGCCATCGTTACCGGCTCGGCCGGCCTGATCGGTTCGGAAACCGTCAGATTCTTCAGCGAAAAGGGCTTTGACATCGTCGGCATCGACAACAACCTGCGCAAGACCTTTTTCGGCGAGGACGCCGACACTTCCTGGAACCGCAAGCGCCTCGAAAACGCCTACAAGAACTACACCCACTACGACGCCGACATCCGCGACCACGAGGCCATTGCCAAGATCCACGGCCGCTACGGCAAGGACGTCAAAGCCGTCATCCACTGCGCCGCCCAGCCCTCCCACGACTGGGCCGCCTCCGACCCCTACATGGACTTCACCGTCAATGCCAACGGCACCCTGACGATGTTGGAGAACTACCGCAAGCACTGCCCCGAGGCGGTTTTCATCTTCACCTCCACCAACAAGGTCTACGGCGATACGCCCAACTACCTGCCGCTGATCGAAAAAGAGACCCGCTTCGAGATCGACCCGTCCCACCCCTACAAGGACGGCATCGACGAGACCATGTCCATCGACCACACCAAGCACAGCCTGTTCGGCGCGTCCAAGGTGGCGGCCGACGTGCTGGTGCAGGAATACGGCCGCTATTTCGGCCTGCACACCGGCGTCTTCCGCGGCGGCTGTCTGACCGGCCCGGCCCACTCCGGCACCCGGCTCCACGGCTTCCTGTCCTACCTCATGCGCTGCTGCATCAGCGGCAAGAAGTATTTCATCTACGGCTACAAGGGCAAACAGGTCCGCGACAACATCCACGCCCACGACCTGGTCAACAGCCTGTGGCACTACTTCGAAAAGCCCCGCGTCGGCGAGGTCTACAACATGGGCGGCGGCCCCTACTCCAACTGCTCCATGATCGAAGCCATCGCCCTTTGCGAAGAAATCTCCGGCAAAAAGCTCCAGTACGAGTACCAGGACGACAACCGCATCGGCGACCACATTTGGTGGATCAGCGGGCTCAAGAAGTTCGAGCAGCACTACCCCACCTGGAAGATCACCTACAACGTGCCGACCATTCTCAAGGAAATCTACGAGACGCAAAAAGACGTCGTCGAACACGAGTAGAGAAGAACGAGAAGAGAAAAGATGCCTCCGGCGGCCGGGGGGCCACGGGCCCCCCGGTCCCCCCTTCTTGCGGGGCGGTTTGGAGGCCGGCGGCGCACGCCGCTTCGCGCCGAGCACGCCGACCTCCAAACCGCCCCGCGATAACGGATGTCCGACACCCCACCCAACCGTATCGTCGCGCACCCTTTAAGAGTTTTTTGGGAGGGTGGGGGTCCGGGGGAGGGAACCTTTTTTTGCAAAAAAAGGTTCCCTCCCCCGGTTCCTCAATCCCCAAAAGGAGTCTCCATTCCATGTCCATGTCCAAGTACCAGACGATGCTTGTCACCGGCGGGGCCGGGTTTGTCGGCAGCAATTTGGCTGTGGCCTTCAAGCGCCGCTATCCGGAGCTTACGGTCATCGTGCTGGACAATTTGAAGCGTCGGGGCTCGGAGTTCAACGTGCCGCGTCTGGCGGCCGAGGGCATCCGGTTCGTGCACGGCGACATCCGCAATCCCGAGGACATGGAGTTTACGGACAAGATCGACGTGCTGCTCGAGTGTTCGGCCGAGCCTTCGGTGCTGGCCGGTTTCGGCGGCTCGCCCAAGTATCTCATCAACACCAACCTGACGGGCACGATCAACTGCCTGGAGGTGGCGCGCAAGAACGCGGCCGATGTGGTGTTTCTTTCCACCAGCCGCGTCTATCCCTACGATCCGATCAACGCCATCCCGGTGCGTGAAGAGGAGTCGCGGTTTGTCTGGGACTGCGCCGACGGGCCGCGCGGCTGGTCCTCCGAGGGCCTCGACGTCGATTTCGACCTCAACGGTCCCAAGTCGATGTACGGCGCCACCAAGCTGTGCTCGGAATTCGTGTTGCGCGAATACGAGGCCATGTACGGCGTGCGGGCGGTAATCAACCGCTGCGGCGTGATCGCCGGCCCCTGGCAGTTCGGCAAGGTGGACCAGGGCGTCTTTTCCCTGTGGGTGCAGGCGCACTACTTCAAGCGCGGCCTGTCCTACATCGGCTTTGGCGGACTGGGCAAACAGGTGCGCGACCTGCTGCACGTCGACGACCTCTTTGACCTGCTCGACATACAGCTTGGCGACCTTGAGAAGGCCAAGGGGAAGGTGTACAACGTCGGCGGCGGGACGTTTTCCAGTCTGTCGCTCCTGGAAACCACGCGCCTTTGCGAGGAACTGACGGGCAACGCCATCGCCATCCGCAACGATCCCGTCAACCGCCCGGCCGATCTGGCCATCTACATCGGCGACAACAGGCGTGTGACGGCCGATTTCGGCTGGAAGCCGAAACGGGACGCGGCAACCATCCTGCGCGACCTGCTGGCCTGGGTCCGCGAGCACGAAGCGAGCCTGAGGACGTTGGCGGGATTGTAGCACGCCGGCCTCCTTGAGGCCCGGATTCGGCCAAGGAGGCTACATGATGCATCGCAAGGTCGATCGCCAGCGCATGGAGGCGGACGCGCGCGCCATTCGCGAAAACATCAGCCGCGCCCGGGGCTATCTGCGGCGCGACGATCTGTATCGCTGCATCGACGCGGCCAACGACGCCCTGGGGCTCAAAATCTCCCGCACGGCCCTTGGCCTCGCCCGCTCCGAGGTGGACCTGCTTTTCGCGGAAATGTGCGACGATTTCAGCCGCCATCCCCGGGTGGTCTCGTTTCTGAGCGGCATCGGCATCACCACCACCCCCTTTCTGCGCTACAAGCCCGGGGACGAAATCATCCTGGTGAAAAGGCTGACCGCGCTGCGCCTCAAGATGGAGGAAGCCGAGCGGCGCGACCAGGAGCATTCGGCCAAGCGGCGCGGCCAGCAAAAGGAAGAATGGCTGCGCCTGGGCCGTGAGCATCTGGCCCAACAGAGCTTTCCCAAGGGCAAGGTCTATCTGCGGCGGGTGGCGGAAACGTTCGGCGCGGAAGAAGGCGTCATCCGCGACGTGGGCGCGCTGTTTCTCGAAGCCGGGCTTTTGACCGAAGCGGCGGAGATGTTTTCCCTGGCCATCGAGCGCTTTCCCAATGACCAGCAGGCCTGGCGGCTCGGCATCGACGCCTGGGATTCGATGGGCGAATTCAAGAAGGCCGAGGAGCTCTACCTGGGGGCGGTCAGAAGTTTCGGCGGCCATCCCAAGACCTTTCTCAACATCGCCAAGTTCTACCTCAAGTGGAACCGCAAGGACGACGCCTACGACTACGCCTGCCGCGCCCTGGACCAGGACCCGGATCTGGCCGAGGCCAAGGAAATCCGCGACAAGCTGGATCGGTAGGGTTCCCTACTTGCCGATGCAGAACTTCGAGAAGACGGCATTGAGGACATCATCGGGCGTGGTCTCGCCGGTGATGTCCGCAACAAGCGCCGCGGCGGTTTCGAGCC
The nucleotide sequence above comes from Solidesulfovibrio fructosivorans JJ]. Encoded proteins:
- a CDS encoding NAD-dependent epimerase/dehydratase family protein codes for the protein MAVAIVTGSAGLIGSETVRFFSEKGFDIVGIDNNLRKTFFGEDADTSWNRKRLENAYKNYTHYDADIRDHEAIAKIHGRYGKDVKAVIHCAAQPSHDWAASDPYMDFTVNANGTLTMLENYRKHCPEAVFIFTSTNKVYGDTPNYLPLIEKETRFEIDPSHPYKDGIDETMSIDHTKHSLFGASKVAADVLVQEYGRYFGLHTGVFRGGCLTGPAHSGTRLHGFLSYLMRCCISGKKYFIYGYKGKQVRDNIHAHDLVNSLWHYFEKPRVGEVYNMGGGPYSNCSMIEAIALCEEISGKKLQYEYQDDNRIGDHIWWISGLKKFEQHYPTWKITYNVPTILKEIYETQKDVVEHE
- a CDS encoding NAD-dependent epimerase/dehydratase family protein, translating into MSMSKYQTMLVTGGAGFVGSNLAVAFKRRYPELTVIVLDNLKRRGSEFNVPRLAAEGIRFVHGDIRNPEDMEFTDKIDVLLECSAEPSVLAGFGGSPKYLINTNLTGTINCLEVARKNAADVVFLSTSRVYPYDPINAIPVREEESRFVWDCADGPRGWSSEGLDVDFDLNGPKSMYGATKLCSEFVLREYEAMYGVRAVINRCGVIAGPWQFGKVDQGVFSLWVQAHYFKRGLSYIGFGGLGKQVRDLLHVDDLFDLLDIQLGDLEKAKGKVYNVGGGTFSSLSLLETTRLCEELTGNAIAIRNDPVNRPADLAIYIGDNRRVTADFGWKPKRDAATILRDLLAWVREHEASLRTLAGL
- a CDS encoding tetratricopeptide repeat protein, producing MMHRKVDRQRMEADARAIRENISRARGYLRRDDLYRCIDAANDALGLKISRTALGLARSEVDLLFAEMCDDFSRHPRVVSFLSGIGITTTPFLRYKPGDEIILVKRLTALRLKMEEAERRDQEHSAKRRGQQKEEWLRLGREHLAQQSFPKGKVYLRRVAETFGAEEGVIRDVGALFLEAGLLTEAAEMFSLAIERFPNDQQAWRLGIDAWDSMGEFKKAEELYLGAVRSFGGHPKTFLNIAKFYLKWNRKDDAYDYACRALDQDPDLAEAKEIRDKLDR
- a CDS encoding glycosyltransferase, producing MDRVSVVVTTKNEAANIGACLASVAAQDYPREFLEIIVVDNASTDDTKAIAGRHADIVRDMGPERSAQRNHGMLEVAGGRYVMFLDADMILSRTVVRRCVEKMAAGRHVALHIPEIVLGADYFPSVRRFERSFYDGTVIDGARFIAKDAFAAVGGFDTSLTGPEDWDLDKKLKRIGTIGLLSRYDFDAVDAYVAGLPRQDFLEDLIRFEEKSGQDTPLLFHNEAAFDLVRYLRKKTYYTGSAEAYIAKWTDRDPDVRRQYGAAYRFFGVFVEQGRYRRLLSHPGKTFGMYFLRFLVGAMFLARRPRQAGAA